A window of the Brassica napus cultivar Da-Ae chromosome A2, Da-Ae, whole genome shotgun sequence genome harbors these coding sequences:
- the LOC106384761 gene encoding GPI mannosyltransferase 1 isoform X3 encodes MSRGSEKPDESPKWMSFRTLLVSSMLLRVFLIIYGEWQDSHMEVRYTDIDYTVFSDAASLMASGESPYKRTTYRYSPLLALLLVPNSIFHRSWGKFIFSASDLLVGLFIREILKLRKVSEKVCTVSVMVWLLNPFTFTIGTRGNCEPIVCAMILWIILSLMKGNLSQAAFWYGLVVHFRVYPIIYALPIILVLDSKLFRSGQKPPLEDWNTLTSSTEKKTFRLKSLFSRERIMFGLISGGVFLACNAVSFYFYGHEFLHEALLYHLTRTDPRHNFSIYFYHIYLHYERQFSAVEKLISFLPQFTWFNLALGDNCAVLCVVLLPATSDSTMEPYEAEMGRLVMHYSVDWSSDALAVVGIHA; translated from the exons ATGTCCCGTGGTTCAGAAAAACCTGACGAATCACCGAAAT GGATGAGTTTCCGTACCCTGCTCGTATCCTCCATGCTCCTCCGCGTGTTCCTGATCATCTACGGAGAATGGCAAGACTCCCACATGGAGGTCCGCTACACAGACATCGACTACACCGTCTTCTCCGACGCCGCCTCCTTGATGGCCTCCGGTGAATCTCCTTACAAGAGAACCACTTACCGTTACTCACCTCTCCTCGCGCTCCTTCTCGTCCCCAATTCAATCTTCCATCGTTCTTGGGGAAAGTTTATTTTCTCTGCTTCTG ATTTGCTGGTGGGTTTGTTTATCCGTGAGATTCTGAAACTACGTAAGGTGTCTGAGAAGGTGTGTACTGTTTCTGTAATGGTATGGCTTCTTAATCCGTTTACGTTCACAATTGGAACCAGAGGCAACTGTGAACCTATAGTTTGTGCTATGATACTTTGGATCATCCTCTCCCTAATGAAAG GTAATTTGTCACAAGCTGCATTTTGGTACGGGCTTGTTGTGCATTTCAGGGTGTATCCTATTATCTATGCGTTACCGATCATATTGGTTCTCGATTCCAAGTTATTTAGATCTGGTCAAAAGCCTCCTCTTGAGGATTGGAATACACTTACTAGCAGCACGGAGAAGAAAACATTCCGCTTAAAAAGTTTGTTTTCGAGGGAGAGAATCATGTTTGGTTTGATATCCGGAGGAGTTTTCCTAGCTTGCAATGCTGTTTCCTTCTACTTTTACGGGCATGAGTTCCTCCACGAGGCTCTCTTGTATCACCTCACTCGCACGGATCCAAGGCACAACTTCTCAATCTACTTTTACCACATTTATCTTCACTACGAGCGTCAGTTTTCAGCTGTGGAGAAGCTTATCTCGTTTTTGCCTCAGTTCACG TGGTTTAATTTGGCTCTAGGTGATAACTGCGCAGTACTTTGTGTGGTTCTATTGCCTGCTACCTCTGATTCTACCATGGAGCCGTATGAAGCTGAAATGGGAAGGCTTGTTATGCATTATTCTGTGGATTGGAGCTCAGACGCATTGGCTGTTGTGGGGATACATGCTTGA
- the LOC106427303 gene encoding uncharacterized protein LOC106427303 yields the protein MWCVHIQHALLFLTILLLLVEASLGRYIPFKIPDGYVRIRWDIMNETRGSYSANVTITDYLTNHDIEGPWALRWKWNEDEILLSTVGVIGTQLGKESSVGDNKWPLNSNLPPRREKVVPKCCEDDVIVPWYGEANLEKSSSSFQITVGRVGIEYYPPKFVFTTPRSKLMCFPMMRFTNTRGYLKTWTAMCGLFLEFLKTDNEDL from the exons ATGTGGTGTGTGCATATTCAACACGCATTGCTCTTTCTGACTATCTTGCTTCTTTTGGTGGAGGCTTCATTGGGTCGATATATCCCAT ttaAGATTCCAGACGGATATGTGAGGATAAGGTGGGACATCATGAATGAAACTCGTGGTAGCTACTCAGCTAATGTCACAATCACCGACTACTTGACGAATCACGACATTGAAGGGCCATGGGCACTAAGATGGAAATGGAACGAAGACGAAATTCTGTTGAGCACTGTGGGTGTTATTGGTACACAACTTGGGAAGGAATCATCAGTAGGTGACAATAAGTGGCCTTTGAATAGTAATTTGCCACCACGCAGGGAGAAAGTAGTACCAAAGTGTTGCGAGGACGATGTGATTGTCCCGTGGTATGGAGAAGCTAACCTTGAGAAAAGCTCTTCTTCATTCCAAATTACTGTTGGCCGAGTTGGTATAGAATATTATCCGCCAAAATTTGTGTTCACGACACCAAGATCAAAACTCATGTGTTTTCCAATGATGCGATTTACTAATACACGGGGTTACTTGA agACGTGGACAGCGATGTGCGGTCTCTTCTTAGAGTTCCTCAAGACTGATAACGAAGATCTATGA
- the LOC106384761 gene encoding GPI mannosyltransferase 1 isoform X1, which produces MSRGSEKPDESPKWMSFRTLLVSSMLLRVFLIIYGEWQDSHMEVRYTDIDYTVFSDAASLMASGESPYKRTTYRYSPLLALLLVPNSIFHRSWGKFIFSASDLLVGLFIREILKLRKVSEKVCTVSVMVWLLNPFTFTIGTRGNCEPIVCAMILWIILSLMKGNLSQAAFWYGLVVHFRVYPIIYALPIILVLDSKLFRSGQKPPLEDWNTLTSSTEKKTFRLKSLFSRERIMFGLISGGVFLACNAVSFYFYGHEFLHEALLYHLTRTDPRHNFSIYFYHIYLHYERQFSAVEKLISFLPQFTVQLALVFSFSKDLVFCMFLQTVAFVAFNKVITAQYFVWFYCLLPLILPWSRMKLKWEGLLCIILWIGAQTHWLLWGYMLEFKGVNVFLQLWMASLVFLAANTFVLVKIIQRHRFSPLFGQYVSSDGKNVKKLD; this is translated from the exons ATGTCCCGTGGTTCAGAAAAACCTGACGAATCACCGAAAT GGATGAGTTTCCGTACCCTGCTCGTATCCTCCATGCTCCTCCGCGTGTTCCTGATCATCTACGGAGAATGGCAAGACTCCCACATGGAGGTCCGCTACACAGACATCGACTACACCGTCTTCTCCGACGCCGCCTCCTTGATGGCCTCCGGTGAATCTCCTTACAAGAGAACCACTTACCGTTACTCACCTCTCCTCGCGCTCCTTCTCGTCCCCAATTCAATCTTCCATCGTTCTTGGGGAAAGTTTATTTTCTCTGCTTCTG ATTTGCTGGTGGGTTTGTTTATCCGTGAGATTCTGAAACTACGTAAGGTGTCTGAGAAGGTGTGTACTGTTTCTGTAATGGTATGGCTTCTTAATCCGTTTACGTTCACAATTGGAACCAGAGGCAACTGTGAACCTATAGTTTGTGCTATGATACTTTGGATCATCCTCTCCCTAATGAAAG GTAATTTGTCACAAGCTGCATTTTGGTACGGGCTTGTTGTGCATTTCAGGGTGTATCCTATTATCTATGCGTTACCGATCATATTGGTTCTCGATTCCAAGTTATTTAGATCTGGTCAAAAGCCTCCTCTTGAGGATTGGAATACACTTACTAGCAGCACGGAGAAGAAAACATTCCGCTTAAAAAGTTTGTTTTCGAGGGAGAGAATCATGTTTGGTTTGATATCCGGAGGAGTTTTCCTAGCTTGCAATGCTGTTTCCTTCTACTTTTACGGGCATGAGTTCCTCCACGAGGCTCTCTTGTATCACCTCACTCGCACGGATCCAAGGCACAACTTCTCAATCTACTTTTACCACATTTATCTTCACTACGAGCGTCAGTTTTCAGCTGTGGAGAAGCTTATCTCGTTTTTGCCTCAGTTCACGGTACAGCTTGCTTTAGTCTTCAGCTTCTCTAAGGATCTAGTGTTCTGTATGTTTCTCCAAACCGTCGCATTCGTTGCTTTCAATAAG GTGATAACTGCGCAGTACTTTGTGTGGTTCTATTGCCTGCTACCTCTGATTCTACCATGGAGCCGTATGAAGCTGAAATGGGAAGGCTTGTTATGCATTATTCTGTGGATTGGAGCTCAGACGCATTGGCTGTTGTGGGGATACATGCTTGAGTTCAAGGGGGTTAACGTCTTTCTACAGCTGTGGATGGCGAGTTTGGTGTTTCTGGCTGCAAACACATTTGTCCTTGTCAAGATCATACAGCGACATAGATTCTCTCCTCTCTTCGGACAATATGTGTCTTCTGATGGAAAGAATGTTAAGAAACTTGACTGA
- the LOC125575576 gene encoding pentatricopeptide repeat-containing protein At4g33990-like isoform X2 translates to MLFRQCTKLHSAKCLHARLIVSQAIQNVCVSAKLVNLYCYLGSLALARHAFDSIQNKDVYAWNAMVSGYVRLGSSSEAIKCFSLFMMTSGLQPDYRTFPSVLKACRSLLDGMKIHCSALKYGFVWDVFVAASLVHLYCRYGPVANARRLFDEMPVRDMGSWNAMISGYCQSGNAEEALALSKELKVMDAVTIVSLLAACTEAGDFVRGVLIHLYSIKHGLDSELYVSNKLIDMYAESGNLKGCQKVFDEMVVRDLITWNSMIKAYEVNEQPLRALRLFEEMQFNRIQPDCLTLISLASTLAQLGDVRGGRSVQGFTLRKGWILEDVTVGNTVVDMYAKLGLVDSARAVFDYLSNKDVISWNTIISGYAQNGFATEAIEMYNEMEEEEGGEINPNQGTWVSVLPACSQSGALRQGMKIHGRLLKNGLCSDVFIGTSLADMYGKCGRLEDALSLFYQIPRVNSVPWNTLIACHGLHGHGEKAMMLFREMLDEGVKPDHITFVTLLSACSHSGLVTEGQWLFELMQRDYNIAPSLKHYGCMVDLFGRAGQLETAFNFIKAMPVQPDASIWGALLGACRVHGDVDLGKVASEHLFEVEPEHVGYHVLLSNMYASAGKWEGVDEIRGKGLRKTPGWSSMEVNNRVEVFYTGNQTHPMYEEIYKELRSLHEKVKMIGYVPDHRFVLQDVEDDEKEHILMSHSERLAIAFALVTTPPKTRIQIFKNLRVCSDCHSVTKFMSRITEREIVVRDSNRFHHFKDGVCSCGDYW, encoded by the coding sequence ATGCTATTCAGACAGTGCACTAAACTCCACTCAGCCAAGTGCCTTCACGCGCGTCTCATTGTCTCCCAAGCCATCCAAAACGTCTGCGTCTCCGCTAAACTCGTTAACCTCTACTGTTATCTCGGGAGCCTCGCGTTGGCTAGGCACGCCTTTGACAGCATCCAGAACAAAGACGTTTACGCTTGGAACGCGATGGTTTCTGGCTACGTCCGTTTGGGAAGCTCTTCGGAAGCTATTAAGTGTTTTAGTCTCTTCATGATGACTTCAGGACTACAGCCTGATTACCGCACTTTCCCTTCGGTCTTGAAAGCTTGTAGAAGTCTCCTTGATGGGATGAAGATTCACTGCTCGGCCTTGAAGTATGGGTTTGTCTGGGACGTCTTCGTCGCTGCGTCGTTGGTCCATTTGTACTGCAGGTACGGACCTGTGGCGAACGCGCGGAGACTCTTCGATGAGATGCCTGTGCGAGACATGGGCTCTTGGAACGCGATGATCTCAGGGTACTGCCAAAGCGGGAACGCCGAGGAGGCGTTAGCTCTCTCTAAAGAGCTGAAAGTCATGGATGCTGTTACTATCGTGAGCCTCCTCGCCGCTTGCACGGAGGCTGGAGATTTCGTTAGAGGAGTTTTGATTCATTTGTACTCTATTAAACACGGGCTTGACTCTGAGCTGTATGTTTCCAACAAGCTTATTGATATGTACGCCGAGTCTGGTAACCTCAAGGGTTGCCAGAAGGTGTTTGATGAGATGGTTGTGAGGGATTTGATTACTTGGAACTCTATGATCAAGGCCTATGAGGTGAATGAGCAGCCGCTTAGAGCGCTTAGGCTGTTTGAGGAGATGCAGTTTAACAGAATCCAACCAGATTGTCTCACTTTGATTAGTTTGGCTTCTACGCTCGCGCAGTTAGGGGACGTTCGAGGTGGTAGATCAGTCCAAGGCTTCACGTTGCGGAAGGGGTGGATTTTGGAAGATGTGACCGTTGGAAACACGGTCGTTGACATGTACGCAAAGCTAGGCCTTGTGGATTCAGCGAGAGCGGTGTTTGATTATCTCTCAAACAAAGATGTGATTTCATGGAATACAATAATATCTGGTTATGCGCAAAACGGTTTCGCTACTGAAGCCATTGAGATGTATAACGAAATGGAGGAGGAAGAAGGCGGAGAGATAAACCCTAACCAAGGGACTTGGGTGAGTGTTTTGCCCGCTTGTTCTCAGTCTGGGGCGTTGCGTCAAGGCATGAAAATCCATGGGCGTCTCTTGAAGAACGGTCTTTGTTCGGATGTTTTCATTGGAACAAGCCTTGCTGACATGTACGGAAAATGCGGACGGCTGGAGGACGCGCTCTCTTTGTTCTATCAAATCCCAAGAGTCAACTCGGTGCCATGGAACACGTTAATAGCGTGTCATGGCCTTCACGGGCATGGGGAGAAGGCAATGATGCTGTTTAGAGAGATGCTTGACGAAGGAGTGAAGCCTGATCATATCACATTCGTGACTCTGTTGTCAGCTTGTAGCCATTCTGGATTAGTAACCGAGGGTCAGTGGTTGTTTGAGTTAATGCAAAGAGATTATAACATAGCGCCGAGCTTGAAACATTACGGTTGTATGGTGGACTTGTTTGGCCGAGCCGGTCAGTTAGAAACCGCTTTTAACTTCATCAAAGCAATGCCGGTGCAGCCTGATGCATCCATCTGGGGAGCTCTTCTCGGTGCTTGTAGAGTCCACGGAGACGTGGACTTAGGGAAGGTTGCGTCTGAGCATCTGTTCGAGGTCGAGCCTGAGCATGTTGGGTATCACGTTTTGCTCTCGAACATGTACGCTAGCGCTGGAAAATGGGAGGGAGTCGATGAGATACGTGGCAAAGGTTTGAGGAAGACACCGGGGTGGAGCTCGATGGAAGTGAACAACAGAGTGGAAGTGTTTTACACGGGGAACCAAACGCATCCCATGTACGAGGAGATCTACAAGGAGTTGAGGTCGTTGCACGAGAAGGTGAAGATGATTGGGTATGTACCGGATCATAGGTTCGTGCTGCAGGATGTTGAGGATGATGAGAAAGAGCATATACTGATGAGTCATAGCGAAAGGTTGGCTATTGCCTTTGCGCTTGTTACCACTCCTCCGAAGACGAGGATTCAGATTTTTAAGAATCTGAGGGTGTGTAGCGATTGTCATAGCGTTACTAAGTTTATGTCGAGGATCACTGAGAGAGAGATCGTTGTGAGAGATTCAAACCGGTTTCATCATTTTAAAGATGGAGTCTGCTCTTGTGGTGATTACTGGTGA
- the LOC125575576 gene encoding pentatricopeptide repeat-containing protein At4g33990-like isoform X1 produces the protein MLRLFQTCKGGRFTRNLQSVALVLREFSAPANALQDYRKDRGTDDVHMLFRQCTKLHSAKCLHARLIVSQAIQNVCVSAKLVNLYCYLGSLALARHAFDSIQNKDVYAWNAMVSGYVRLGSSSEAIKCFSLFMMTSGLQPDYRTFPSVLKACRSLLDGMKIHCSALKYGFVWDVFVAASLVHLYCRYGPVANARRLFDEMPVRDMGSWNAMISGYCQSGNAEEALALSKELKVMDAVTIVSLLAACTEAGDFVRGVLIHLYSIKHGLDSELYVSNKLIDMYAESGNLKGCQKVFDEMVVRDLITWNSMIKAYEVNEQPLRALRLFEEMQFNRIQPDCLTLISLASTLAQLGDVRGGRSVQGFTLRKGWILEDVTVGNTVVDMYAKLGLVDSARAVFDYLSNKDVISWNTIISGYAQNGFATEAIEMYNEMEEEEGGEINPNQGTWVSVLPACSQSGALRQGMKIHGRLLKNGLCSDVFIGTSLADMYGKCGRLEDALSLFYQIPRVNSVPWNTLIACHGLHGHGEKAMMLFREMLDEGVKPDHITFVTLLSACSHSGLVTEGQWLFELMQRDYNIAPSLKHYGCMVDLFGRAGQLETAFNFIKAMPVQPDASIWGALLGACRVHGDVDLGKVASEHLFEVEPEHVGYHVLLSNMYASAGKWEGVDEIRGKGLRKTPGWSSMEVNNRVEVFYTGNQTHPMYEEIYKELRSLHEKVKMIGYVPDHRFVLQDVEDDEKEHILMSHSERLAIAFALVTTPPKTRIQIFKNLRVCSDCHSVTKFMSRITEREIVVRDSNRFHHFKDGVCSCGDYW, from the exons ATGTTGAG ATTGTTTCAGACCTGCAAAGGTGGGCGCTTTACGAGAAACTTGCAGTCTGTCGCATTAGTTCTCAGAGAATTCTCAGCACCTGCAAATGCTTTGCAAGACTACAGGAAAGATCGTGGTACTGATGATGTTCACATGCTATTCAGACAGTGCACTAAACTCCACTCAGCCAAGTGCCTTCACGCGCGTCTCATTGTCTCCCAAGCCATCCAAAACGTCTGCGTCTCCGCTAAACTCGTTAACCTCTACTGTTATCTCGGGAGCCTCGCGTTGGCTAGGCACGCCTTTGACAGCATCCAGAACAAAGACGTTTACGCTTGGAACGCGATGGTTTCTGGCTACGTCCGTTTGGGAAGCTCTTCGGAAGCTATTAAGTGTTTTAGTCTCTTCATGATGACTTCAGGACTACAGCCTGATTACCGCACTTTCCCTTCGGTCTTGAAAGCTTGTAGAAGTCTCCTTGATGGGATGAAGATTCACTGCTCGGCCTTGAAGTATGGGTTTGTCTGGGACGTCTTCGTCGCTGCGTCGTTGGTCCATTTGTACTGCAGGTACGGACCTGTGGCGAACGCGCGGAGACTCTTCGATGAGATGCCTGTGCGAGACATGGGCTCTTGGAACGCGATGATCTCAGGGTACTGCCAAAGCGGGAACGCCGAGGAGGCGTTAGCTCTCTCTAAAGAGCTGAAAGTCATGGATGCTGTTACTATCGTGAGCCTCCTCGCCGCTTGCACGGAGGCTGGAGATTTCGTTAGAGGAGTTTTGATTCATTTGTACTCTATTAAACACGGGCTTGACTCTGAGCTGTATGTTTCCAACAAGCTTATTGATATGTACGCCGAGTCTGGTAACCTCAAGGGTTGCCAGAAGGTGTTTGATGAGATGGTTGTGAGGGATTTGATTACTTGGAACTCTATGATCAAGGCCTATGAGGTGAATGAGCAGCCGCTTAGAGCGCTTAGGCTGTTTGAGGAGATGCAGTTTAACAGAATCCAACCAGATTGTCTCACTTTGATTAGTTTGGCTTCTACGCTCGCGCAGTTAGGGGACGTTCGAGGTGGTAGATCAGTCCAAGGCTTCACGTTGCGGAAGGGGTGGATTTTGGAAGATGTGACCGTTGGAAACACGGTCGTTGACATGTACGCAAAGCTAGGCCTTGTGGATTCAGCGAGAGCGGTGTTTGATTATCTCTCAAACAAAGATGTGATTTCATGGAATACAATAATATCTGGTTATGCGCAAAACGGTTTCGCTACTGAAGCCATTGAGATGTATAACGAAATGGAGGAGGAAGAAGGCGGAGAGATAAACCCTAACCAAGGGACTTGGGTGAGTGTTTTGCCCGCTTGTTCTCAGTCTGGGGCGTTGCGTCAAGGCATGAAAATCCATGGGCGTCTCTTGAAGAACGGTCTTTGTTCGGATGTTTTCATTGGAACAAGCCTTGCTGACATGTACGGAAAATGCGGACGGCTGGAGGACGCGCTCTCTTTGTTCTATCAAATCCCAAGAGTCAACTCGGTGCCATGGAACACGTTAATAGCGTGTCATGGCCTTCACGGGCATGGGGAGAAGGCAATGATGCTGTTTAGAGAGATGCTTGACGAAGGAGTGAAGCCTGATCATATCACATTCGTGACTCTGTTGTCAGCTTGTAGCCATTCTGGATTAGTAACCGAGGGTCAGTGGTTGTTTGAGTTAATGCAAAGAGATTATAACATAGCGCCGAGCTTGAAACATTACGGTTGTATGGTGGACTTGTTTGGCCGAGCCGGTCAGTTAGAAACCGCTTTTAACTTCATCAAAGCAATGCCGGTGCAGCCTGATGCATCCATCTGGGGAGCTCTTCTCGGTGCTTGTAGAGTCCACGGAGACGTGGACTTAGGGAAGGTTGCGTCTGAGCATCTGTTCGAGGTCGAGCCTGAGCATGTTGGGTATCACGTTTTGCTCTCGAACATGTACGCTAGCGCTGGAAAATGGGAGGGAGTCGATGAGATACGTGGCAAAGGTTTGAGGAAGACACCGGGGTGGAGCTCGATGGAAGTGAACAACAGAGTGGAAGTGTTTTACACGGGGAACCAAACGCATCCCATGTACGAGGAGATCTACAAGGAGTTGAGGTCGTTGCACGAGAAGGTGAAGATGATTGGGTATGTACCGGATCATAGGTTCGTGCTGCAGGATGTTGAGGATGATGAGAAAGAGCATATACTGATGAGTCATAGCGAAAGGTTGGCTATTGCCTTTGCGCTTGTTACCACTCCTCCGAAGACGAGGATTCAGATTTTTAAGAATCTGAGGGTGTGTAGCGATTGTCATAGCGTTACTAAGTTTATGTCGAGGATCACTGAGAGAGAGATCGTTGTGAGAGATTCAAACCGGTTTCATCATTTTAAAGATGGAGTCTGCTCTTGTGGTGATTACTGGTGA
- the LOC106384761 gene encoding GPI mannosyltransferase 1 isoform X2 produces the protein MSRGSEKPDESPKWMSFRTLLVSSMLLRVFLIIYGEWQDSHMEVRYTDIDYTVFSDAASLMASGESPYKRTTYRYSPLLALLLVPNSIFHRSWGKFIFSASDLLVGLFIREILKLRKVSEKVCTVSVMVWLLNPFTFTIGTRGNCEPIVCAMILWIILSLMKGNLSQAAFWYGLVVHFRVYPIIYALPIILVLDSKLFRSGQKPPLEDWNTLTSSTEKKTFRLKSLFSRERIMFGLISGGVFLACNAVSFYFYGHEFLHEALLYHLTRTDPRHNFSIYFYHIYLHYERQFSAVEKLISFLPQFTVITAQYFVWFYCLLPLILPWSRMKLKWEGLLCIILWIGAQTHWLLWGYMLEFKGVNVFLQLWMASLVFLAANTFVLVKIIQRHRFSPLFGQYVSSDGKNVKKLD, from the exons ATGTCCCGTGGTTCAGAAAAACCTGACGAATCACCGAAAT GGATGAGTTTCCGTACCCTGCTCGTATCCTCCATGCTCCTCCGCGTGTTCCTGATCATCTACGGAGAATGGCAAGACTCCCACATGGAGGTCCGCTACACAGACATCGACTACACCGTCTTCTCCGACGCCGCCTCCTTGATGGCCTCCGGTGAATCTCCTTACAAGAGAACCACTTACCGTTACTCACCTCTCCTCGCGCTCCTTCTCGTCCCCAATTCAATCTTCCATCGTTCTTGGGGAAAGTTTATTTTCTCTGCTTCTG ATTTGCTGGTGGGTTTGTTTATCCGTGAGATTCTGAAACTACGTAAGGTGTCTGAGAAGGTGTGTACTGTTTCTGTAATGGTATGGCTTCTTAATCCGTTTACGTTCACAATTGGAACCAGAGGCAACTGTGAACCTATAGTTTGTGCTATGATACTTTGGATCATCCTCTCCCTAATGAAAG GTAATTTGTCACAAGCTGCATTTTGGTACGGGCTTGTTGTGCATTTCAGGGTGTATCCTATTATCTATGCGTTACCGATCATATTGGTTCTCGATTCCAAGTTATTTAGATCTGGTCAAAAGCCTCCTCTTGAGGATTGGAATACACTTACTAGCAGCACGGAGAAGAAAACATTCCGCTTAAAAAGTTTGTTTTCGAGGGAGAGAATCATGTTTGGTTTGATATCCGGAGGAGTTTTCCTAGCTTGCAATGCTGTTTCCTTCTACTTTTACGGGCATGAGTTCCTCCACGAGGCTCTCTTGTATCACCTCACTCGCACGGATCCAAGGCACAACTTCTCAATCTACTTTTACCACATTTATCTTCACTACGAGCGTCAGTTTTCAGCTGTGGAGAAGCTTATCTCGTTTTTGCCTCAGTTCACG GTGATAACTGCGCAGTACTTTGTGTGGTTCTATTGCCTGCTACCTCTGATTCTACCATGGAGCCGTATGAAGCTGAAATGGGAAGGCTTGTTATGCATTATTCTGTGGATTGGAGCTCAGACGCATTGGCTGTTGTGGGGATACATGCTTGAGTTCAAGGGGGTTAACGTCTTTCTACAGCTGTGGATGGCGAGTTTGGTGTTTCTGGCTGCAAACACATTTGTCCTTGTCAAGATCATACAGCGACATAGATTCTCTCCTCTCTTCGGACAATATGTGTCTTCTGATGGAAAGAATGTTAAGAAACTTGACTGA
- the LOC106427300 gene encoding uncharacterized protein LOC106427300, translated as MGRVMEEPPNLMLQARELLATPNHERLESLVIHLSTCQETTEYQTALPLFIFCTHNFANCLTLKLLQMYRSSSSNGVLRSKSIILLLKTLAAYKYRRFDLSLVALYVIKPLVISCLRITQEAETKLFRRIVSVIAHDVMMLDNGGWDELSGFIVELSSTEEPLKALHVFVDLPPVYGRFIHSCFRTIVEIAEKVLLMRDQQGRVEDWSLGLQAVVKLGIQVLDSEMRLDMVKGLLALLVKAASDLVDKGMEEFLVRGLADLEMFLSQDKKLCNYNKDQCVFVSVFLFKIKDLGTLTKEATGKIHRLVKPTPSQPRQGHGACSEREWFDRLNSLPPLEMLRIFASTNVEERFRELAIRRLNVLLSDHISREEATGISVLRELQPLLISCLWEKEGVSESMFKVLGEVVYHVSYEVMNCHFETWNGLRDYIASNSKTEFERAVYIFQCLAIWLEHDFVVPILEQLLPEIDKRLNPPREVLVDNSCWVLAFLGAFCAINHLIEMECYAGLVMEMEDKMVNSVRELVEREMEVGFVRRAFRDVESIVKKQMEWFGKNEYKLIKPLLQRLYLIKGMTVESKMVLWRTNVFVDRGIADLDEQQPDGEID; from the coding sequence ATGGGGCGTGTAATGGAGGAACCTCCGAATCTCATGCTGCAAGCAAGAGAGCTTCTTGCGACTCCAAACCACGAACGTCTAGAGAGTCTTGTCATTCATCTCTCAACGTGTCAAGAAACCACCGAATATCAAACGGCGCTTCCTCTCTTCATCTTCTGCACTCATAACTTCGCTAACTGCTTAACCCTAAAGCTTCTACAGATGTACCGTTCCTCTTCTTCCAACGGCGTCCTCAGATCCAAATCGATCATTCTCCTTTTAAAAACCCTAGCCGCTTATAAGTACCGCAGGTTCGACCTATCTCTCGTCGCTCTTTACGTAATCAAACCTCTTGTGATCTCTTGCTTGAGGATTACGCAAGAAGCCGAGACCAAACTCTTCAGAAGAATCGTCTCTGTCATCGCTCACGACGTTATGATGCTTGACAACGGCGGGTGGGACGAGCTCAGCGGTTTTATCGTCGAGCTCTCGAGCACCGAAGAGCCTCTAAAGGCTTTGCATGTCTTCGTGGATTTGCCTCCAGTGTACGGAAGATTCATCCACAGTTGTTTCCGGACGATCGTGGAGATAGCAGAGAAGGTGTTGCTTATGCGTGATCAACAAGGCAGAGTTGAAGATTGGAGTTTAGGTTTGCAAGCTGTTGTGAAACTTGGGATCCAAGTCTTGGATTCTGAGATGAGATTGGATATGGTGAAGGGTCTTCTTGCTCTTCTTGTCAAGGCAGCGAGTGATCTTGTGGACAAGGGTATGGAAGAGTTTCTGGTACGAGGGCTTGCTGATCTTGAGATGTTCTTGTCACAAGACAAGAAGTTGTGTAATTACAATAAGGATCAATGTGTTTTTGTGTCCGTTTTCTTGTTCAAGATCAAAGACTTGGGAACATTAACCAAAGAGGCTACGGGGAAGATCCATCGTTTGGTTAAGCCTACCCCATCACAACCACGACAAGGTCATGGAGCATGTTCTGAACGTGAATGGTTTGATCGTTTGAACAGCTTACCGCCACTTGAGATGTTAAGAATCTTTGCGTCCACTAATGTTGAAGAGAGGTTCAGAGAATTGGCAATCAGACGGCTCAACGTGTTACTCTCTGATCACATCTCCAGGGAAGAAGCAACAGGCATTTCAGTGTTGAGAGAGCTTCAGCCATTGCTCATCTCTTGCCTTTGGGAAAAAGAAGGAGTCTCTGAGAGCATGTTCAAAGTCCTTGGTGAGGTTGTCTACCACGTGTCATACGAGGTGATGAACTGCCATTTTGAGACATGGAACGGTCTACGCGACTATATTGCATCTAACAGCAAGACAGAGTTTGAGAGAGCGGTTTACATCTTCCAGTGCTTAGCAATATGGCTTGAACATGATTTTGTGGTTCCAATATTGGAGCAACTTCTCCCAGAGATAGACAAAAGGCTAAACCCACCGAGAGAGGTGTTGGTAGATAACAGTTGCTGGGTCTTGGCGTTTTTGGGTGCCTTCTGTGCCATCAATCATTTGATAGAGATGGAATGTTACGCTGGACTTGTGATGGAGATGGAAGATAAGATGGTAAATTCAGTGAGAGAGCTTGTGGAAAGAGAAATGGAAGTTGGGTTTGTGAGGAGAGCTTTCAGAGATGTGGAAAGCATCGTGAAGAAGCAAATGGAATGGTTTGGTAAGAACGAATACAAATTGATTAAGCCTCTGCTTCAGAGACTCTACCTAATCAAAGGCATGACAGTGGAAAGCAAGATGGTGTTGTGGAGAACCAACGTGTTTGTGGACAGAGGAATAGCTGACCTGGATGAACAGCAACCAGACGGTGAGATTGATTAG